The genomic DNA TTGGTGCCCCCTTCGGCATGCTCAGCTCCGGCGCCGACATGGCCGAAGTCCGCTCTTCCCCAGACAGCCCCCCGATCTACGCCTCCGCCATCGAGATCCTCAACCGCCGGGGTGAGGTCTCCGCCGCTCTGGGTATCCTTCCATCCCTGAAGCCTTACGCAAAGTACTTCCCCGACCCGTTCTTCACCCAGGGTCTCGCCGCGGTGGAGAGCCTGGCTGGTATCGCTATCGCCCGTGTGAAGATGAGACTTGAGAACCCACCCCCCGAGGGCCGCAAGGACCTCCTCCAGAGACTTGTCGATGCCAGAGACGAAAAGGGTGAACCGCTTGGAAGGGAGGAACTCACCGCCGAGGCCTTGACTCAGCTCATCGCCGGGTccgacaccacctccaactcctcctgcGCGCTTCTGTACCACGCCGTCCGCACCCCGGGCGTGATCCCCAAGCTCCAAGCTGAACTCGACGCCGCTATCCCCCACTCGATCGACGTCCCCACGTTTGAAATGGTCCGCGACCTGCCTTACCTCTCCGCTGTTGTCAACGAGACCCTCAGGCATAACTCGACCTCCGGAATTGGCCTCCCTCGTCAAATCCCGCTTGACTCCCCTGGCATTCACCTCAACGGGCACTTCTTCCCCGGTGGCACTGTTTTGTCGGTGCCGACGTATTCGGTTCATCATTCAAAGGAGATTTGGGGCGAGGACGCCGATCAGTTCAACCCGGATAGGTGGTTTAGCTTGACGCAACGGCAGAAGAATGCTTTTATTCCTTTTAGTCATGGGCCGAGGGCGTGTGTGGGGAGGAATgtggccgagatggagatgaagtTGATTGTGGCTACTTGGGCGAGAAGGTATGAGGTTGAGCTGAGgcaggaggtgatggagacGAAGGAGGGGTTTTTGAGGAAGCcgctggggttggaggttgcgTTGAAGCTTAGGAAGGGGTTCACGCCTTTGGCTtaaggggtggggggtaaGAAAGGGGGAGTGTACGATTattggaaggggggaaatgTGAATAGTATATGATGACATGAAATAAATGTTCAAGTTCAAATTTTTGATGGGCCGTTgcggggtgttggtgagtAGGCGAGTGAGTGAGTAGGCGAGTGAGTGAGTaggtgagtgagtgagtgagtgccTTCACAACTTTCACTCTGATGACTACTCGTTGCCGAATGGCCGGTATCTCCGATTTACATCAACTCTCCCAAGCAAAGTCGCAAGTTATTTCGCCATTTGGACAGTTTTGTTCGGTGCTGATAATGGTGATTAAGTTGGCCGAGTCGCAACCGAAGATGCTGGGTAGTCGCCATCGTGCGTGCCGAAAACGCCATTTGGGGGGTGGCCAGATGACTTATAAGTGG from Podospora pseudoanserina strain CBS 124.78 chromosome 2, whole genome shotgun sequence includes the following:
- a CDS encoding hypothetical protein (EggNog:ENOG503NWVG; COG:Q), whose amino-acid sequence is MAVVTLLMSPWAPVGLVAFFFVYYLYPYFFTYRHLRRIPAPFPAQFTNWWLLLVARRGDRYLTVDQLHKKHGTVVRIQPNHVSINDDAAINIIYGHGNGFLKSDFYDAFVSIRRGLFNTRDRHEHTRKRKIVSHTFSVKSVAQFEPYIHSNLELFVKQLDNLVTRSPMKTAVLDCLNWFNYLAFDVIGDLAFGAPFGMLSSGADMAEVRSSPDSPPIYASAIEILNRRGEVSAALGILPSLKPYAKYFPDPFFTQGLAAVESLAGIAIARVKMRLENPPPEGRKDLLQRLVDARDEKGEPLGREELTAEALTQLIAGSDTTSNSSCALLYHAVRTPGVIPKLQAELDAAIPHSIDVPTFEMVRDLPYLSAVVNETLRHNSTSGIGLPRQIPLDSPGIHLNGHFFPGGTVLSVPTYSVHHSKEIWGEDADQFNPDRWFSLTQRQKNAFIPFSHGPRACVGRNVAEMEMKLIVATWARRYEVELRQEVMETKEGFLRKPLGLEVALKLRKGFTPLA